One segment of Panicum virgatum strain AP13 chromosome 1K, P.virgatum_v5, whole genome shotgun sequence DNA contains the following:
- the LOC120695717 gene encoding peroxisome biogenesis protein 7-like, whose product MPAFKAPAPGFAVRFSPFHENRLLAAASQHFGLVGNGHLIVLDLAAAGPGAAPAPVFSFPTSDALFDCAWSESHESLCAAASGDGSVRLFDAALPPAQNPVRLLREHAREVHGLDWNPVRRDAFVSASWDDTLKLWSPDRPASVRTFRGHEYCVYGAAWSARHPDVFASASGDRTARVWDVRDPAPSLILPAHDHEVLSLDWDKYDPSILATASVDKSIRVWDVRAPNAPVAQLSGHGYAVKRVRFSPHRQGMLMSCSYDMTVCMWDYRAEDALLARYNHHTEFVAGIDMSVLVDGLLASTGWDEMVYIWPFGTDPRAM is encoded by the coding sequence CCCGGCGCCGGGCTTCGCCGTCCGCTTCAGCCCGTTCCACGAgaaccgcctcctcgccgcggcgtCGCAGCACTTCGGCCTTGTCGGCAACGGCCACCTCATCGTCCttgacctcgccgccgcggggcccggcgccgccccggcccccgTCTTCTCCTTCCCGACCTCCGACGCGCTCTTCGACTGCGCCTGGTCCGAGTCCCACGAgtccctctgcgccgccgcgtccggggACGGCTCCGTGCGCCTCTTCGACGCCGCGCTCCCGCCGGCGCAGAACCCCGTCCGCCTCCTCCGGGAGCACGCGCGCGAGGTCCACGGCCTCGACTGGAACCCCGTCCGCCGGGACGCCTTCGTCTCCGCCTCCTGGGACGACACGCTCAAGCTCTGGTCCCCCGACCGCCCGGCCTCCGTCCGCACCTTCCGCGGCCACGAGTACTGCGTCTACGGCGCCGCCTGGTCCGCGCGCCACCCGGACGTCttcgcctccgcctccggcgaCCGCACTGCGCGGGTCTGGGACGTGCGCGACCCGGCGCCCTCGCTCATCCTGCCCGCGCACGACCACGAGGTGCTCTCGCTCGACTGGGACAAGTACGACCCCTCCATCCTCGCCACCGCCTCCGTCGACAAGTCCATCCGCGTCTGGGACGTGCGCGCGCCCAACGCGCCCGTCGCGCAGCTCTCCGGCCACGGCTACGCCGTCAAGCGCGTCCGCTTCTCGCCGCACCGCCAGGGCATGCTCATGTCCTGCTCCTACGACATGACCGTCTGCATGTGGGACTACCGCGCCGAGGACGCGCTGCTCGCCAGGTACAACCACCACACCGAGTTCGTCGCCGGTATCGACATGAGCGTGCTCGTCGACGGGCTGCTTGCCAGCACCGGCTGGGACGAGATGGTCTACATCTGGCCCTTTGGGACCGATCCCAGAGCCATGTAG